The sequence below is a genomic window from Agrobacterium tumefaciens.
AACATCAAAGGGAATGTCCTCGATACCGAGATCAAGCCCATGAACCTGCGTACCCCAGAGGAGTTGGGCCGCTCCCTCGATGATGTAGGATAGGCCAAGCGTCGCCATGAACAGCGTGATCGGTGGCTTGTTGGTGAGCGGCCGAAGCACCGTACGCTCGATCGCAACACCGATGACGACCATGATGGCAAAGGTAATGGCAAAGGCAGCCACAAAAGGCACGCCACGCTCGACAAGGCTGACAAAGGTCAGCGCCGCGAACAGGAGAAGCGCGCCCTGCGAAAAGTTTAGGACACCCGATGTCTTGTAGATCAGCACGAACCCGATGGCGACTAGGGAATACATGACCCCGGAGAGCAACCCGCCGACCAGGACCTCGGTAAAGAACAACCAATCAAACGCAGCCATCAGATACCCTCCCCGTCTTCGTTTTCCGGCGCAGCGCCGAGATAGGCATCGATGACACGTTGATCGCTGGCAATTTCCGCAGGCGTGCCATCGGCGATCTTGCGCCCGTAGTCGAGCACCGCGATGCGGTCGGAAAGACCCATCACCACGCCAATGTCATGCTCGATCAGAACGACGGTGACCGCATATTCGTCACGCGCGAGACGCACATAATCGGCAAGTTCGTTCTTCTCCGTCGCCGTCATGCCAGCCATAGGCTCGTCAAGCAGCAGAATGCGTGGCTCGGCGGCAAGCGCACGCGCGAGTTCCACCCGCTTCTGCAATCCATAGGGCAGCGTGCCGGCAAGCCGGTCAACATGGGGCGTTAGATGCAGAAAATCGATGATCCGCCCTGCCCGCTCGCGGGCATCGGCCTGCTCGCGACGAGCGCTCGGCAGACCGGCTATCTGGCTCAGGAAATTTGCTCGCTCGGCGTAAGCCCGCCCCGTGGCAACATTATCGAGAACACTGAGACCCTTGAACAAGGCGAGGTTCTGGAACGTCCGCGCCACGCCGAGACTGGCGAGCTTCTCAGTGGGCACTGGACGATAGGCTTTGCCATTAATCGCTACATGGCCACGATCCGGGCGGTAGACGCCTGATATAACATTAATCAGCGAACTCTTGCCGGCGCCGTTCGGCCCGATAATACCCAGGATTTCGCCCTGCTGCACGGCC
It includes:
- a CDS encoding ABC transporter ATP-binding protein; translation: MSASSFLVASLGAEVAIPTDIRQHMALPSEHVGQERRALDAAKELVLELRGIDLSFGGVVALENIDLAVQQGEILGIIGPNGAGKSSLINVISGVYRPDRGHVAINGKAYRPVPTEKLASLGVARTFQNLALFKGLSVLDNVATGRAYAERANFLSQIAGLPSARREQADARERAGRIIDFLHLTPHVDRLAGTLPYGLQKRVELARALAAEPRILLLDEPMAGMTATEKNELADYVRLARDEYAVTVVLIEHDIGVVMGLSDRIAVLDYGRKIADGTPAEIASDQRVIDAYLGAAPENEDGEGI